TGACAATTACCAAATCATTTGGAAAAAGATGATATGAAAcatatttatgtgacaatttttttcTTAAAGAATTGACTCGAATCTAACTTCAGACACCTTCATTCCAGTTACAAACTAAATCCTAAAATGACTCAACTACATAGATTACCAATATCACCTGATCATGAAAGAAATATGCAATATGTTCCAAGACAACCATGGCAACATGATCATGAAAGAAATGTGCAATATGTTCCAAGACAACCATGGCAGCTATAAAATCAGTCAGAGAATAATGATAAGAGACAAATTgagacaaattttcttggatattTCTTATGTTTTTTTGTTATTGATGAATACATCCTAAATAGATGTGATAGAAAGGCACACCCTCGAAGTATATGTAAGATCAcatccaaaacaaagacaaaagttcaaGAAAAGACCAAGTTTGAACATAGAAAACTAAGCAATTAATGCAACACCAATAAGACGGGATCCTTATCAGCTTTTACTCAAACATCAGCACGAATAAGAATACCTAGTCTAACTTTCAAATATATTAATTCCACTCACAAGTAGTTTCAAGAGACCATGTGAAGTAGATTAAAAAGAGCTGTCTGAACTACATGAGGTAATGATATTAGGTGACCACTAAAGAAATGTAAAGATTTATATGGAAAGTTTCAAGAGACCATGAAGTAGATGAAAAAGAACTGatctacataaaaaaaaaaaaatctgaatatTTAAGATTGGttgattgagaaataaaaatgttTAGAGGGATCCTACAAGGAAATTCTTTAGTACGAAAATTAAATATACACCTTAGATTTGAGAAGTTTTTGAAACATTAATTGTTGCTTTTAATCATAATGTAGGGAAGCATTTCCTATCCTTTAACGACAAAGAAAGTAAGTTATAAAGATCAACACAACAATTGAATCAATGATGGACTATATGGCTTATGCCCTACACACCAAAGTATGCTTACTATACAAGTTAGTTTACAAGCAATGTGACTACCTGAACCTTAAAGGTAACTAGACAGGAGCGTAATTTATAATATGTATGAAACTAACTAGCACGATTGACAGTGATTTAATGATAAGGCGTCCATGCAATAGCCCCCTAAGCTTTAAACATATATCTCTCCCACCCAAGCACAAGTTCCTTACCTTCAAGTCGTCTTAATATTGCAACCTCGTGGAAAGATGCAGTGGACCTCAACAAAAAACATAGATGTACCACAACTCTCTCTGTAGAGAAAAGCTCACTTTTTTCGTAAAAGTTATCATAGCCATATGTTTTGAGTACAGAAATTCCCTAGTAACTCAAAACTTTTAACTTTGCTTGTAAAGTTGACTAAGATGCATGATAAACTGTTAAGAAAAAACATTCAGACAGTTTTCTCCTAATGTTTTgatgaaaaaaataattaaaatttcaaaatGCTGTTATACATTTTCTGTTGATTTATTGTATATCTTGTGGTTTTGAATTCAAATACTCTAGATATTTCCAGTATTCTATCAAAATTTCTCAAATAATCTCTATGAAAGTTAGAAAAGGAAGCCATTCCAGATGATCATGGAATATATGACCGACACTGTCCAGAACATAGCCTATATGAATGCCTGTCTTAATTGCTTGAATTCAATTTAATCAAGTTCTATTGCCCGCTACCTTGTAATCTACTCTGTACTTGTGTTTTCCCTATCTTCAGTTTTCCGTGCATTGTGTGCCATTGTTATTTTAAGTTTGCATGTAGGGTAACCTTTCCACCTCAAATTGTAATGTTTGGAAAAGTCTCCTTTCCATAATCTGAAATTCATAAGAATGAGAACTAAAATGACAGTTAGTCAAACCATATTTTCCATAGCATTCTTTTAACGCAATCAGCTTGAACATAACTATCTTATACAAGCGGCTCTCTTTTCTAGTGTAACAAACTATTTTAATTATTCATGGTTTCCTAACATGTGCATATGTTAATGTCTTTGCTTCAATGATTTCTGAACAGAATGAGGCACgacatccataacacataataaTAAAGTTGAATGGACTAATACTGTACATAAGCAATAAGTGAGGACAAGAGGGAACATGTGCACTTCTACAAGCCAACTATACTTGTTATCTTGAATGACAGCACTACAGTTTTGGACTATGCTGGCAGGTGTGCTAGTGCCTGAGAGAATGGCTTAGATAGTGGTTACAATTTGATCCCACCAAGGAAAAACTCTAAACCATGATCTTCAGAATTTATTACATGTTACAAAAGTGTAATCAAAGGCAGCACTTTAAGTGAGACACATCAGGCAAGCACTGCTTCTGCAGttttttgaaatagaaaataaTTACATTATGGCACTTCAACTTTGGACTAAAACTTTCATTATAGCATTCATGACCCAGTGAAAAATACTGAGAACATTATTTGCCACCTCCATTGATGGATAATGACAGAGGCATTTTGTTAAgcatcttcaatttcaataacaattGCAGAATTTACATTACAAGTTTTAAGCTGATCCTTTTTTTAACAGTGATTTTTGCAACATACAAGTTTCAaaaacaaataataacaactttGCAAGAATTAAATATTAGTTGATTTAGACTTGGCCTGAATTCACATCCTCCCGACTCAATTTGAGTAAAAATGATAGTTGCTAATTTCAACCCACTTCAACCAAATATGTCAATCCAGCTGTTTAATTGGCAAGAACAGATAATTCCTCACATAGTGTCAAATGAACCGTCACTCTCTGATTTTTCTGCTTCCTCATTCATCTCAACATCATTCATATCAGCCTCTGGAACGTTTACCTTTCCTGGTGGCTGACAATCCATTTTCTCACCCTCTTCTTCCCTTtcatcctcttcatcttcttcctgctCAACAACCTCAATATGTGCTTAAACGTCAAGAATGAAACAAGTAATAGGAATAACTTCGTGATTTTCCTTCCATAACAATAGCACATTACTATCCATAAAATAAGTCGACTCAAACAAAGGAACTTAATGATATAAATTAAGCTTTGCAAGTCCAAAGGATATCAACATTATGCGCTGTTCCTCCAGCCATTATGCTTAGCAGATCCTTCTCAACCCTTTGCACTATCTCTGGCTAAAAAACAATAACTCATTTCCAATATCAGGACCAGATGTAATATAATCATACGCTTAATAGTATACTAGACCATAAAAAGATTTAAAGAAGATACCCACATTAAGATCTGGCTCTCTGCGAAACCGTCGCTTGCGAGCATCTCGCATTGGGGGTGTCAGACCATGTCTATAGTCTGGGCCCTCTGGTTCAGGGCTACACTCCTCACTCACCATGATCATCTACAACACTAGAAAAAATGTTTAGGTGGCAAAAAGAA
The nucleotide sequence above comes from Cryptomeria japonica chromosome 11, Sugi_1.0, whole genome shotgun sequence. Encoded proteins:
- the LOC131064774 gene encoding transcription initiation factor TFIID subunit 7, which produces MEEQFILRVPTSVAERIDQVLSENPISSDDSSLDLSFSDDGRTGTFIVGNQKLSVSLLDLPCILESYKSYDDSVLIKTADISQMIMVSEECSPEPEGPDYRHGLTPPMRDARKRRFRREPDLNPEIVQRVEKDLLSIMAGGTAHNVDIEVVEQEEDEEDEREEEGEKMDCQPPGKVNVPEADMNDVEMNEEAEKSESDGSFDTM